The Salvia splendens isolate huo1 chromosome 21, SspV2, whole genome shotgun sequence genome includes a window with the following:
- the LOC121785182 gene encoding organic cation/carnitine transporter 1-like isoform X1, whose translation MDEEKQQLVGEKNGVGSKLQLTVDEVVEEYVGSFGFSQLVQVILVSLARIFDSHCTLVTIFTDAQPQSWRCIGRECGRTTAASVCGLKPGTWEWSGGSTSSTIAEWGLVCDRRFLAALPTSVYFLGSLIGSAVFGRLADGRLGRKRAVLASCLLTAATIFLTSFSPNIWIYSLLRFANGFSRAGIGICCLVLSTETIGRKWRGQVGQVGFFFFAAGFLSTPLIAYPTRTCWRTLYRIISILPLIYSIFILMPFVAESPRWLLVRGRNEEALDVLRRYARINGRELPPNLSLLEPSSTNEKMVSGKGENKALPIERLRNTRWAVRRMTMVMLTGFGIGFVYYGVQLNVENLNFNLYFTVAINAMMEIPAVFIGSVMLAFTNRRLLFSASAFLTGISCILGMIFSRTGDKNGSEISSQKRGSLPQLMIEAVGFMAASTAFDVLYIYCVELFPTNVRNFCVSMLRQSLMLGASISPLLVVFGRSSPSLSFLVFGVLSIISGFLSLWLPETRNSPLYETLEQQEEQEMLESEFLDIGMEMGKNLQM comes from the exons ATGGATGAGGAAAAACAGCAACTTGTGGGAGAGAAAAATGGAGTAGGGAGTAAGCTGCAGCTTACAGTGGATGAGGTGGTGGAGGAATACGTGGGGTCGTTCGGATTCTCGCAGCTTGTGCAGGTAATCTTGGTGTCCCTGGCTAGGATATTCGATTCCCACTGCACCCTTGTCACCATCTTCACAGATGCTCAACCACAGTCATGGCGGTGCATTGGCCGCGAATGTGGTCGCACAACGGCTGCTTCTGTTTGTGGGTTGAAGCCGGGGACTTGGGAGTGGAGTGGTGGGAGTACAAGCTCCACAATTGCTGAATGGGGACTCGTGTGTGACCGTAGATTTCTTGCTGCTCTGCCAACGTCGGTTTACTTCCTTGGTTCCCTCATAG GCTCTGCAGTGTTTGGCCGCTTGGCGGATGGACGCTTAGGGCGGAAAAGGGCAGTGCTTGCTTCATGTCTCCTAACCGCTGCTACCATTTTCCTTACTTCCTTCTCCCCAAATATATGGATTTACTCTCTTCTCCGTTTTGCAAATGGGTTCTCCAGAGCAGGCATCGGTATATGCTGCCTGGTGCTCTCGACAGAAACCATTGGCCGGAAATGGCGCGGTCAAGTTGGCCAAGTTGGATTTTTCTTCTTTGCAGCGGGGTTTCTGTCTACCCCCCTGATTGCTTATCCGACCAGAACTTGTTGGAGAACTTTGTACAGGATTATTTCAATCCTTCCACTCATTTACTCAATCTTTATACTAATGCCCTTTGTAGCAGAGTCTCCGAGGTGGCTACTCGTGAGGGGAAGAAACGAAGAAGCTCTTGATGTGTTGAGAAGATATGCTAGGATCAATGGAAGAGAGTTGCCCCCGAATCTAAGTCTCCTGGAGCCATCGTCTACGAATGAGAAAATGGTCTCGGGCAAAGGAGAAAATAAAGCCTTGCCTATTGAGAGACTGCGGAATACTAGATGGGCTGTGAGAAGGATGACAATGGTTATGCTCACAGGTTTTGGGATTGGTTTCGTTTACTATGGTGTTCAGCTCAACGTTGAAAACCTTAACTTTAACCTCTACTTTACTGTTGCCATAAACGCGATGATGGAGATCCCAGCTGTTTTCATAGGCAGTGTGATGCTCGCCTTCACAAACCGCCGCCTGCTCTTCTCTGCCTCAGCGTTTCTCACCGGAATTTCTTGCATCCTCGGCATGATTTTCTCAAGAACAGGAGACAAGAATGGAAGCGAGATATCATCACAGAAAAGAGGAAGCTTACCACAACTGATGATCGAGGCAGTTGGTTTCATGGCAGCTTCGACTGCATTTGATGTGCTGTACATCTACTGCGTGGAGCTGTTCCCTACAAACGTGAGGAACTTCTGTGTTTCCATGTTGAGGCAGTCATTGATGCTGGGGGCCTCGATTTCTCCCCTGCTGGTTGTGTTTGGGAGATCGAGCCCGTCTCTTTCTTTCCTCGTATTTGGGGTTCTGTCCATAATCAGTGGCTTTTTGAGCTTGTGGCTCCCCGAAACCAGGAATTCTCCTCTCTATGAAACTCTGGAGCAACAAGAAGAGCAAGAAATGTTAGAATCCGAGTTTTTGGATATTGGGATGGAAATGGGCAAGAACCTGCAAATGTAA
- the LOC121784977 gene encoding uncharacterized protein LOC121784977 isoform X1, translating into MSISAAIHRTLFKEKDGGGGGGGALSAIIRHRFLSFLIWQSLQSTLILFLSKTLLLSPFTKYPFSPIFLSLLYFLCFHLSLFVFSVSLFFVSSPHPLQFASPLEISLSFIRLIFVSGGEQSLLRTRVRVSLSFVLFVCLCAVAGAVSAISVCWGCDAYYDADSGSIRVGVLGFRGFVIGLIYGLHYVYKQRWVFRFPIIQRPPFFSYKMGLPLSIRRALRFSAVGFALSGILSFFLPNEYKSQGSVGKFVVEQVVFYLGSFVVVLCWELSHHLHQVLHTKRFVFAPPKGSAAAETNPSEQLLATIEESTPNSLLQYLAYLDLCMVCENSVDSWRRAAFFEETGETYRRVIAACLRPLEQFTQKLAEGLECSSADKSMQLSDQLTSPTEWLAVLKLNVSFFDAQLCAWCAQVVASLTSRSRKEDKFGVAQLSGSNATVISTLLSSLLAVEALMGKKTNVQSAHLMGPAGIKWATVNTGRRESTAGAMGKIRGSPLYAKAYSMADILKTSIYCIASAFQNEMLSIGKAGHLEKEWIISSKPLYGTQELLLHKLRLFLDHQAN; encoded by the exons ATGTCAATCTCCGCCGCCATCCACCGCACTCTCTTCAAAGAGAaggacggcggcggcggcggcggtggagctCTCTCCGCCATCATCAGGCACCGCTTCCTCAGCTTCTTAATTTGGCAATCGCTCCAATCAACCCTCATACTCTTCCTCTCCAAAACCCTTCTTCTTTCCCCCTTTACTAAATACCCATTTTCCCCCATTTTTCTATCCCTACTCTACTTCCTTTGCTTCCACTTGTCTCTCTTCGTATTCTCCGTCTCCCTCTTCTTCGTTTCTTCTCCGCATCCTCTGCAGTTCGCCTCCCCTCTCGAAATCTCGCTTTCGTTTATTCGCCTAATATTTGTTTCCGGAGGCGAGCAGAGCTTGCTGAGGACCAGGGTCAGAGTGTCGTTGAGCTTCGTTCTGTTTGTGTGCCTCTGTGCTGTGGCCGGCGCGGTTTCGGCGATTTCTGTGTGCTGGGGTTGTGATGCTTATTATGATGCTGATTCGGGTTCGATTAGGGTTGGTGTTTTGGGGTTTAGGGGGTTCGTGATCGGATTGATTTATGGCTTGCATTATGTGTATAAGCAACGGTGGGTTTTCAGGTTTCCGATAATTCAG CGCCCTCCGTTCTTCAGCTACAAAATGGGGCTTCCATTGTCTATCAGACGGGCTTTAAGGTTTTCTGCTGTTGGCTTTGCGCTATCTGGGATACTATCTTTTTTCTTGCCTAATGAGTACAAGAGTCAAGGTTCAGTTGGAAAGTTTGTTGTCGAGCAGGTTGTGTTTTATCTTGGGAGTTTTGTAGTAGTTCTTTGCTGGGAACTAAGCCACCATCTGCATCAG GTTCTACATACCAAGAGATTTGTATTTGCACCCCCAAAAGGATCAGCAGCAGCAGAAACAAATCCAAGTGAGCAGCTCCTGGCCACAATTGAAGAAAGCACCCCCAATTCACTTTTGCAGTATCTTGCTTATCTTGATCTCTGCATGGTGTGTGAGAATAGTGTTGATTCATGGCGCCGAGCTGCCTTCTTTGAGGAGACTGGTGAGACTTATAGAAGAGTTATAGCTGCTTGCCTACGGCCTCTGGAACAGTTCACCCAGAAACTAGCTGAAGGTCTAGAGTGCTCTTCAGCTGATAAGTCGATGCAACTATCTGACCAGTTAACTTCACCAACGGAATGGCTTGCTGTTCTGAAACTCAATGTCTCATTTTTTGATGCACAG CTGTGTGCATGGTGCGCTCAGGTTGTTGCTTCATTAACTTCAAGGTCGCGCAAGGAGGACAAATTTGGTGTTGCTCAACTCTCAGGGAGTAATGCTACTGTAATCTCGACATTGCTATCTAGTTTGTTAGCTGTGGAAGCTCTCATGGGAAAGAAAACCAATGTACAGTCCGCGCATTTGATGGGTCCTGCTGGAATCAAATGGGCCACTGTCAACACTGGCAGAAGGGAGTCAACAGCAGGTGCAATGGGGAAAATAAGAGGGAGCCCTCTGTATGCAAAAGCTTATTCAATGGCTGATATCCTGAAAACTTCAATTTACTGCATTGCATCTGCTTTTCAGAATGAGATGCTGAGCATTGGGAAAGCAGGGCACCTTGAGAAGGAATGGATCATTAGCAGTAAACCACTTTATGGAACTCAAGAGCTCCTCCTACACAAATTGAGACTTTTCTTGGACCACCAGGCAAACTAG
- the LOC121785209 gene encoding probable LRR receptor-like serine/threonine-protein kinase At3g47570 translates to MDTVHQLQIPQHQLQIPQQQGDKQALIAFKSLITADPLMSLASWDYSSHFHNWTGVACGPKLQRFRGLNLTQLSLAGTIAPQLGNLSFITILNLSVNSFQGVIPSGLGNLERLEILNVSNNLLGGRIPDGLSNCSKLRNLALDHNYLIGTVPTELGSLPELLRLYLGSNTLKGTIPSSFGNLTSMVEIVMSYNYLSGEVPSTISMLKYLKNLRFPVNYLTGEFHPSLYNLTALDFLALPFNNLTANNFFTGPLPDSFPNASKFESVELSSNNFSGTNLEGGIPSSLANCNQLVFIDVARNNLRGIIPQEISGMPSILSFNVSYNSFIGPLPENFGNMSHLVRTEILQQILWSDFRQHRQLFGIEHYLLSRIFF, encoded by the exons ATGGAT ACTGTTCATCAGCTGCAGATACCCCAGCATCAGCTGCAGATACCCCAGCAACAAGGCGATAAACAAGCACTGATCGCGTTCAAGTCCCTCATAACCGCAGATCCCCTCATGTCCTTAGCCTCCTGGGATTACTCTTCCCATTTTCACAACTGGACCGGGGTTGCATGTGGCCCAAAGCTCCAAAGGTTCAGGGGTTTGAATCTCACACAACTCAGCTTAGCTGGGACCATAGCTCCCCAACTGGGAAACCTTTCCTTCATTACCATTCTTAATCTCTCAGTAAACTCATTCCAAGGAGTGATTCCCTCAGGGCTGGGAAATCTTGAAAGACTCGAAATCTTGAATGTGAGCAACAATCTTCTCGGAGGGCGAATCCCAGACGGTCTTTCTAACTGTTCCAAACTCAGAAACCTGGCTTTGGACCATAACTACTTGATAGGGACCGTTCCAACCGAACTAGGATCACTTCCTGAGCTTCTCAGGTTGTACCTTGGCAGCAACACTCTAAAAGGTACAATCCCATCTTCTTTTGGAAACTTAACATCCATGGTTGAGATAGTTATGTCTTACAACTACTTGAGTGGTGAGGTTCCTAGCACAATATCCATGTTGAAATACCTCAAAAATTTGAGGTTTCCTGTAAATTACCTCACCGGTGAATTCCATCCTTCACTCTATAACCTCACCGCGCTCGACTTTTTAGCCCTCCCCTTCAACAACTTGACTG CTAACAATTTCTTCACCGGCCCTCTTCCTGATTCGTTCCCTAATGCTTCAAAATTCGAGAGCGTTGAGCTGAGCAGCAATAACTTCTCCGGGACA AACTTAGAAGGAGGCATACCATCATCCTTGGCAAATTGTAATCAACTGGTCTTTATTGATGTTGCAAGGAACAATCTGAGAGGGATCATTCCTCAAGAAATCAGTGGCATGCCAAGCATTCTGTCATTTAATGTGTCGTACAACTCCTTCATTGGTCCCCTGCCTGAAAATTTTGGAAACATGAGCCATCTTGTTAGAACTGAAATCTTACAACAGATTTTATGGTCAGATTTCAGACAGCATAGGCAGCTGTTTGGAATTGAACATTATCTGCTTTCAAGGATATTCTTTTGA
- the LOC121784979 gene encoding LRR receptor-like serine/threonine-protein kinase EFR has product MPSARTSKNPKKTRTKNSNTILIIVLPSSFAAISLLLLLVYWILRRLKRSPDSESRPVNFFPKISYQELLKATYCLSSQNLIGSGSFESVYKGTLGSDGTVVAVKVLNLRRSGAARNFLAECEALKSVRHYNLAKVYTCCSLLTQAT; this is encoded by the exons ATGCCCTCAGCAAGAACCTCAAAGAATCCGAAGAAAACAAGGACCAAAAACTCCAATACCATCTTGATAATCGTCTTGCCTTCATCCTTTGCTGCTATATCGTTGCTTCTTCTCCTGGTTTACTGGATACTAAGGAGACTGAAGAGGTCACCGGATTCAGAATCCAGGCCTGTGAACTTCTTCCCCAAGATATCCTACCAAGAACTGCTGAAAGCTACCTACTGTTTATCATCACAGAACCTCATTGGGTCAGGCAGTTTTGAGAGTGTTTACAAGGGCACTCTGGGTTCGGATGGAACAGTCGTTGCAGTTAAGGTTCTCAACCTCAGACGGAGTGGAGCCGCTAGAAACTTCTTGGCTGAATGCGAAGCCTTGAAGAGCGTCAGACACTACAACCTTGCCAAG GTGTACACCTGTTGCTCACTGTTAACTCAAGCCACATAA
- the LOC121785182 gene encoding organic cation/carnitine transporter 1-like isoform X2, whose translation MDEEKQQLVGEKNGVGSKLQLTVDEVVEEYVGSFGFSQLVQSWRCIGRECGRTTAASVCGLKPGTWEWSGGSTSSTIAEWGLVCDRRFLAALPTSVYFLGSLIGSAVFGRLADGRLGRKRAVLASCLLTAATIFLTSFSPNIWIYSLLRFANGFSRAGIGICCLVLSTETIGRKWRGQVGQVGFFFFAAGFLSTPLIAYPTRTCWRTLYRIISILPLIYSIFILMPFVAESPRWLLVRGRNEEALDVLRRYARINGRELPPNLSLLEPSSTNEKMVSGKGENKALPIERLRNTRWAVRRMTMVMLTGFGIGFVYYGVQLNVENLNFNLYFTVAINAMMEIPAVFIGSVMLAFTNRRLLFSASAFLTGISCILGMIFSRTGDKNGSEISSQKRGSLPQLMIEAVGFMAASTAFDVLYIYCVELFPTNVRNFCVSMLRQSLMLGASISPLLVVFGRSSPSLSFLVFGVLSIISGFLSLWLPETRNSPLYETLEQQEEQEMLESEFLDIGMEMGKNLQM comes from the exons ATGGATGAGGAAAAACAGCAACTTGTGGGAGAGAAAAATGGAGTAGGGAGTAAGCTGCAGCTTACAGTGGATGAGGTGGTGGAGGAATACGTGGGGTCGTTCGGATTCTCGCAGCTTGTGCAG TCATGGCGGTGCATTGGCCGCGAATGTGGTCGCACAACGGCTGCTTCTGTTTGTGGGTTGAAGCCGGGGACTTGGGAGTGGAGTGGTGGGAGTACAAGCTCCACAATTGCTGAATGGGGACTCGTGTGTGACCGTAGATTTCTTGCTGCTCTGCCAACGTCGGTTTACTTCCTTGGTTCCCTCATAG GCTCTGCAGTGTTTGGCCGCTTGGCGGATGGACGCTTAGGGCGGAAAAGGGCAGTGCTTGCTTCATGTCTCCTAACCGCTGCTACCATTTTCCTTACTTCCTTCTCCCCAAATATATGGATTTACTCTCTTCTCCGTTTTGCAAATGGGTTCTCCAGAGCAGGCATCGGTATATGCTGCCTGGTGCTCTCGACAGAAACCATTGGCCGGAAATGGCGCGGTCAAGTTGGCCAAGTTGGATTTTTCTTCTTTGCAGCGGGGTTTCTGTCTACCCCCCTGATTGCTTATCCGACCAGAACTTGTTGGAGAACTTTGTACAGGATTATTTCAATCCTTCCACTCATTTACTCAATCTTTATACTAATGCCCTTTGTAGCAGAGTCTCCGAGGTGGCTACTCGTGAGGGGAAGAAACGAAGAAGCTCTTGATGTGTTGAGAAGATATGCTAGGATCAATGGAAGAGAGTTGCCCCCGAATCTAAGTCTCCTGGAGCCATCGTCTACGAATGAGAAAATGGTCTCGGGCAAAGGAGAAAATAAAGCCTTGCCTATTGAGAGACTGCGGAATACTAGATGGGCTGTGAGAAGGATGACAATGGTTATGCTCACAGGTTTTGGGATTGGTTTCGTTTACTATGGTGTTCAGCTCAACGTTGAAAACCTTAACTTTAACCTCTACTTTACTGTTGCCATAAACGCGATGATGGAGATCCCAGCTGTTTTCATAGGCAGTGTGATGCTCGCCTTCACAAACCGCCGCCTGCTCTTCTCTGCCTCAGCGTTTCTCACCGGAATTTCTTGCATCCTCGGCATGATTTTCTCAAGAACAGGAGACAAGAATGGAAGCGAGATATCATCACAGAAAAGAGGAAGCTTACCACAACTGATGATCGAGGCAGTTGGTTTCATGGCAGCTTCGACTGCATTTGATGTGCTGTACATCTACTGCGTGGAGCTGTTCCCTACAAACGTGAGGAACTTCTGTGTTTCCATGTTGAGGCAGTCATTGATGCTGGGGGCCTCGATTTCTCCCCTGCTGGTTGTGTTTGGGAGATCGAGCCCGTCTCTTTCTTTCCTCGTATTTGGGGTTCTGTCCATAATCAGTGGCTTTTTGAGCTTGTGGCTCCCCGAAACCAGGAATTCTCCTCTCTATGAAACTCTGGAGCAACAAGAAGAGCAAGAAATGTTAGAATCCGAGTTTTTGGATATTGGGATGGAAATGGGCAAGAACCTGCAAATGTAA
- the LOC121784977 gene encoding uncharacterized protein LOC121784977 isoform X2 — MSISAAIHRTLFKEKDGGGGGGGALSAIIRHRFLSFLIWQSLQSTLILFLSKTLLLSPFTKYPFSPIFLSLLYFLCFHLSLFVFSVSLFFVSSPHPLQFASPLEISLSFIRLIFVSGGEQSLLRTRVRVSLSFVLFVCLCAVAGAVSAISVCWGCDAYYDADSGSIRVGVLGFRGFVIGLIYGLHYVYKQRWVFRFPIIQRPPFFSYKMGLPLSIRRALRFSAVGFALSGILSFFLPNEYKSQGSVGKFVVEQVVFYLGSFVVVLCWELSHHLHQVLHTKRFVFAPPKGSAAAETNPSEQLLATIEESTPNSLLQYLAYLDLCMVCENSVDSWRRAAFFEETGETYRRVIAACLRPLEQFTQKLAEGLECSSADKSMQLSDQLTSPTEWLAVLKLNVSFFDAQLCAWCAQVVASLTSRSRKEDKFGVAQLSGSNATVISTLLSSLLAVEALMGKKTNVQSAHLMGPAGIKWATVNTGRRESTAE, encoded by the exons ATGTCAATCTCCGCCGCCATCCACCGCACTCTCTTCAAAGAGAaggacggcggcggcggcggcggtggagctCTCTCCGCCATCATCAGGCACCGCTTCCTCAGCTTCTTAATTTGGCAATCGCTCCAATCAACCCTCATACTCTTCCTCTCCAAAACCCTTCTTCTTTCCCCCTTTACTAAATACCCATTTTCCCCCATTTTTCTATCCCTACTCTACTTCCTTTGCTTCCACTTGTCTCTCTTCGTATTCTCCGTCTCCCTCTTCTTCGTTTCTTCTCCGCATCCTCTGCAGTTCGCCTCCCCTCTCGAAATCTCGCTTTCGTTTATTCGCCTAATATTTGTTTCCGGAGGCGAGCAGAGCTTGCTGAGGACCAGGGTCAGAGTGTCGTTGAGCTTCGTTCTGTTTGTGTGCCTCTGTGCTGTGGCCGGCGCGGTTTCGGCGATTTCTGTGTGCTGGGGTTGTGATGCTTATTATGATGCTGATTCGGGTTCGATTAGGGTTGGTGTTTTGGGGTTTAGGGGGTTCGTGATCGGATTGATTTATGGCTTGCATTATGTGTATAAGCAACGGTGGGTTTTCAGGTTTCCGATAATTCAG CGCCCTCCGTTCTTCAGCTACAAAATGGGGCTTCCATTGTCTATCAGACGGGCTTTAAGGTTTTCTGCTGTTGGCTTTGCGCTATCTGGGATACTATCTTTTTTCTTGCCTAATGAGTACAAGAGTCAAGGTTCAGTTGGAAAGTTTGTTGTCGAGCAGGTTGTGTTTTATCTTGGGAGTTTTGTAGTAGTTCTTTGCTGGGAACTAAGCCACCATCTGCATCAG GTTCTACATACCAAGAGATTTGTATTTGCACCCCCAAAAGGATCAGCAGCAGCAGAAACAAATCCAAGTGAGCAGCTCCTGGCCACAATTGAAGAAAGCACCCCCAATTCACTTTTGCAGTATCTTGCTTATCTTGATCTCTGCATGGTGTGTGAGAATAGTGTTGATTCATGGCGCCGAGCTGCCTTCTTTGAGGAGACTGGTGAGACTTATAGAAGAGTTATAGCTGCTTGCCTACGGCCTCTGGAACAGTTCACCCAGAAACTAGCTGAAGGTCTAGAGTGCTCTTCAGCTGATAAGTCGATGCAACTATCTGACCAGTTAACTTCACCAACGGAATGGCTTGCTGTTCTGAAACTCAATGTCTCATTTTTTGATGCACAG CTGTGTGCATGGTGCGCTCAGGTTGTTGCTTCATTAACTTCAAGGTCGCGCAAGGAGGACAAATTTGGTGTTGCTCAACTCTCAGGGAGTAATGCTACTGTAATCTCGACATTGCTATCTAGTTTGTTAGCTGTGGAAGCTCTCATGGGAAAGAAAACCAATGTACAGTCCGCGCATTTGATGGGTCCTGCTGGAATCAAATGGGCCACTGTCAACACTGGCAGAAGGGAGTCAACAGCAG AATGA
- the LOC121785183 gene encoding probable carboxylesterase 18, which yields MSDGKRESGAVPLPVLTRLKLFLSELITYLTTRSDGSLNRRLFNLLDLKASAPSTKLIDTSHVTTSDITVDPSRNLWFRLFTPASSTSTSTSAPVPLIVYFHGGGFSKYAPDSKVFDHLCSHLAARVPAVVASVNYRLAPDHKHPCQYEDGFDVLRFIDARPSLVNADIGRCFVGGDSAGGNIAHHVTVRAVEEVEQFGVMRIVGLLGLQPFFGGEERTESEVRLTKVPGRMDRYWRDFLPEGSDRDHPAANVWGTGRDVTDLLRFPPCLVVVGGRDPLQDWQRRYVEWLRTCGKRVLVVHYPNAFHAFYAFPELPDFHLFLHDVASFVREQLNSC from the coding sequence ATGAGTGATGGGAAGAGAGAATCAGGTGCAGTGCCACTGCCAGTGTTGACAAGATTGAAGTTGTTTCTGTCAGAGCTGATTACATATCTGACGACCCGCTCCGACGGCAGCCTGAACCGCCGCCTCTTCAACCTCCTCGACTTGAAAGCCTCAGCACCATCCACCAAGCTCATCGACACCAGCCATGTCACTACTTCCGACATTACAGTGGACCCCTCCCGCAATCTCTGGTTCCGCCTCTTCACCCCGGCcagctccacctccacctccacctccgccCCCGTCCCCTTGATCGTCTACTTCCACGGCGGCGGATTCTCCAAATACGCCCCCGACTCCAAGGTCTTCGACCACCTCTGCAGCCACCTAGCCGCCCGAGTCCCCGCAGTCGTCGCCTCCGTCAACTACCGCCTCGCCCCCGACCACAAGCACCCCTGCCAGTACGAGGACGGCTTCGACGTCCTCAGATTCATCGACGCCCGCCCCTCCCTCGTCAATGCCGACATTGGGAGGTGCTTTGTTGGAGGGGACAGTGCGGGTGGGAACATAGCTCATCATGTCACGGTTAGAGCTGTTGAGGAAGTGGAGCAGTTTGGTGTGATGAGGATCGTTGGATTGCTTGGGCTGCAGCCCTTTTTCGGAGGCGAGGAACGCACCGAGTCTGAGGTGAGGCTGACCAAGGTGCCTGGGCGGATGGATAGATACTGGAGGGACTTTCTGCCGGAGGGGTCGGATAGAGACCATCCTGCGGCTAATGTGTGGGGCACTGGCAGAGATGTCACCGACCTCCTCCGCTTCCCGCCTTGTTTGGTGGTTGTTGGAGGGCGTGATCCGCTGCAGGACTGGCAGAGACGGTATGTTGAGTGGCTGAGGACTTGTGGGAAACGAGTTTTGGTGGTTCACTATCCAAATGCATTCCATGCTTTCTATGCATTTCCCGAACTGCCCGACTTTCATCTCTTTCTTCATGATGTTGCAAGCTTTGTCCGGGAACAACTCAACTCCTGttga